A portion of the Manihot esculenta cultivar AM560-2 chromosome 2, M.esculenta_v8, whole genome shotgun sequence genome contains these proteins:
- the LOC110608776 gene encoding proteinaceous RNase P 1, chloroplastic/mitochondrial isoform X7, with translation MLRGSSLAPSFNRNSPLFSFFVQMPLLSVFRNSSLAFHRPLLHYHSYLFAKPVRDIQAYDLPMDRRAHLCCSALSTTPKVHESSALAMDKVSNKSKRKARQESPEGVLKLKLDMCSKHGDVVQALHLYDEARTNGVQLNQHHYSVLLYLCSSGSSVKLNGNVVDANASSLYYKRGFEIFQQMIIDKVAPSEATFTNAARLALALEDPEMAFDLVKQMKGFNILPKLRSYGPALFGFCSKGMADRAYEVDAHMAESGVMPEEPELSALLKLSADVKRADKVYDTLHRLRAIIRQVTDSTLGIIEDWFNSEDASKIGEENWDTSKVRKGILMGGGGWHGQGWLGSGQWRAVRTQIDEKGGCHSCGEKLVCIDIDPRETENFATSLSNLACQREVRTDFVRFQEWLQQHGPFDAVVDGANLGLVNQRTFSFYQLNSVVGKLREMSPSKRLPLIILHKRRVTGGPATNPKNKMLLEFWKKSGALYTTPAGSNDDWYWLYAAVTCNCLLVTNDEMRDHLFQLLGTSFFPRWKEKHQVCS, from the exons ATGCTGCGTGGAAGCTCTTTGGCTCCCTCTTTTAATAGAAACTCTCCTCTTTTCTCATTTTTCGTCCAAATGCCATTACTGTCAGTTTTTCGAAATAGTTCCCTCGCTTTCCACCGGCCACTTCTCCATTACCACAGTTACTTATTTGCCAAACCAGTTCGTGATATTCAAGCCTATGATCTCCCTATGGACAGAAGAGCCCATCTTTGCTGCTCTGCTCTCTCTACAACACCAAAGGTTCATGAATCCTCTGCACTGGCTATGGATAAAGTTTCAAACAAATCAAAGAGGAAGGCACGACAGGAATCACCTGAGGGAGTCCTTAAACTAAAATTAGATATGTGCTCGAAGCATGGTGATGTTGTTCAAGCTCTTCACTTGTATGATGAGGCTCGAACTAATGGGGTGCAGCTTAACCAACACCACTACAGTGTGCTGCTCTATTTGTGTTCTTCTGGTTCTTCTGTCAAATTGAATGGAAATGTGGTTGATGCAAATGCCTCTAGTTTGTATTACAAAAGGGGGTTTGAGATTTTTCAGCAGATGATTATTGATAAAGTTGCTCCGAGTGAGGCTACTTTTACAAATGCAGCAAGACTGGCTCTTGCATTGGAAGACCCGGAAATGGCTTTTGACTTGGTTAAGCAGATGAAAGGTTTTAATATCTTGCCAAAATTGCGTTCATATGGACCAGCATTGTTTGGATTCTGTAGTAAGGGGATGGCTGATAGAGCTTATGAAGTTGATGCACACATGGCTGAATCTGGTGTGATGCCTGAAGAGCCTGAGCTTTCCGCTCTCTTAAAACTTAGTGCTGATGTGAAGAGGGCAGATAAGGTGTATGATACGTTGCATCGATTACGAGCCATCATTAGGCAAGTTACGGATTCAACTCTTGGCATTATTGAGGATTGGTTCAACTCTGAAGATGCTTCAAAAATTGGAGAGGAGAATTGGGACACAAGCAAAGTAAGAAAAGGAATTCTGATGGGAGGTGGAGGTTGGCATGGGCAAGGGTGGCTGGGCAGTGGTCAGTGGAGAGCAGTGAGGACTCAAATTGATGAGAAGGGTGGTTGTCATTCTTGTGGGGAGAAACTTGTCTGCATTGATATAGATCCAAGAGAAACAGAAAACTTTGCTACCTCATTATCCAACTTGGCTTGCCAAAGAGAGGTTAGAACCGACTTTGTTCGGTTCCAG GAGTGGCTGCAGCAGCATGGCCCATTTGATGCAGTTGTTGATGGCGCCAATTTGGGTCTTGTCAATCAAAGGACTTTCAGCTTTTACCAG CTTAATTCTGTGGTTGGTAAGTTACGTGAAATGAGCCCATCAAAGAGATTGCCACTTATTATTTTGCATAAACGCCGTGTAACTGGTGGTCCAGCTACAAATCCTAAAAACAAGATGTTGTTAGAGTTTTGGAAAAAGTCTGGTGCCCTTTATACTACCCCTGCTGGTTCAAACGATGATTG GTATTGGTTATATGCAGCTGTTACTTGTAATTGTTTATTGGTGACAAATGATGAGATGAGGGACCATCTTTTCCAGTTATTAGGGACTTCCTTTTTTCCAAGATGGAAGGAAAAGCATCAG GTTTGTTCATGA